The following coding sequences lie in one Pseudomonadota bacterium genomic window:
- a CDS encoding NUDIX domain-containing protein, giving the protein MAGGRQVYVRLNAVILAVSDERPLLLTVAAGDEPVAALPAGVLDAESDRTLELALRRLVREQAGLELGYVEQLYTFGDRGRDPRERVLSVAYLALVGEGRGAPPPAAAELAAWRDGYALFPWEDWREARPAGLAALIEPALRAWAGADGERQARAAIYFGLGGSAWDPTRVLERYELLYELGLVAESARDRRGGASALLGQPMALDHRRMVATALGRMRGKLSYRPVVFELLPEAFTLSRLQRVVEALAGMRLHTPNFRRLIERGGLVERTGVLATRSVGRPAELYRFRREVLRERPAPGVGLPRGV; this is encoded by the coding sequence ATGGCAGGCGGGCGACAGGTCTACGTACGGTTGAACGCGGTGATTCTCGCGGTCAGCGACGAGCGTCCGCTCCTGCTCACGGTCGCCGCGGGTGACGAGCCAGTGGCTGCCCTGCCGGCCGGGGTGCTCGACGCCGAGAGCGACCGCACGCTGGAGCTGGCGCTGCGGCGGCTGGTGCGCGAGCAGGCCGGCCTCGAGCTCGGCTATGTCGAGCAGCTCTATACCTTCGGCGACCGCGGGCGCGATCCGCGCGAGCGTGTATTGTCGGTGGCGTATCTCGCGTTGGTGGGCGAGGGGCGCGGTGCGCCGCCGCCGGCGGCCGCCGAGCTGGCTGCCTGGCGCGATGGCTATGCGCTCTTCCCCTGGGAGGATTGGCGCGAGGCTCGACCGGCGGGGCTCGCCGCGCTGATCGAACCGGCGCTACGCGCCTGGGCCGGCGCCGACGGCGAGCGGCAGGCGCGCGCGGCGATCTACTTCGGCCTCGGCGGGTCGGCCTGGGATCCGACGCGGGTGCTCGAGCGCTACGAGCTGCTCTATGAGCTCGGGCTGGTCGCCGAGAGCGCGCGCGATCGGCGCGGCGGCGCCAGCGCCCTGCTGGGTCAGCCGATGGCGCTCGACCATCGTCGGATGGTGGCGACGGCGCTCGGGCGCATGCGCGGCAAGCTCTCCTATCGCCCCGTGGTCTTCGAGCTGCTGCCCGAGGCCTTCACGCTCTCGCGGCTGCAGCGGGTCGTCGAGGCCTTGGCCGGAATGCGCCTGCACACGCCGAACTTTCGGCGCTTGATCGAGCGCGGCGGGTTGGTCGAGCGCACGGGCGTGCTGGCGACCCGTAGCGTCGGTCGGCCGGCGGAGCTCTACCGCTTCCGCCGTGAGGTGCTGCGCGAGCGGCCCGCGCCGGGCGTCGGCCTGCCGCGAGGGGTGTAA
- the nadA gene encoding quinolinate synthase NadA: MRSATSAGSGEACTSAAVAAAATALHQRLGAKLTRAECEAHAPWVVRIQALKRARHAVVLAHNYMTPEIFHGVADLQGDSLALAYQAAATDAEVVVVAGVHFMAETAKLVSPEKIVLCPDLRAGCSLASSITAEDVRALRLQHPGLPVVTYVNTSAAVKAESDICCTSGNAVQVVRSLGVPRVIFLPDAYLGQWVAAQSGVELILWQGHCEVHERFSGEQLQTFRASHPGLRMLAHPECPPDVLEAADYVGSTAEMIRYVGAERPPRVALITECSMSDNVAASFPELEFIRPCTLCPHMQRITLANIAAALERLEPRVEIDPALAARARKAVERMLAITAPAAGRSAPRFAPAGQRAQSSAGCPASEG; the protein is encoded by the coding sequence ATGCGGTCAGCAACGAGTGCCGGTTCCGGCGAGGCCTGCACCAGCGCCGCCGTGGCCGCGGCCGCGACGGCGCTGCACCAGCGCCTCGGGGCGAAGCTGACGCGCGCCGAGTGTGAGGCGCATGCGCCCTGGGTGGTGCGGATCCAGGCGCTCAAGCGTGCCCGACACGCCGTGGTCTTGGCGCACAACTACATGACGCCCGAGATCTTCCATGGCGTGGCCGACCTCCAGGGCGACTCGCTGGCGCTGGCCTACCAGGCAGCCGCGACCGACGCCGAGGTCGTCGTCGTCGCGGGCGTGCACTTCATGGCCGAGACGGCCAAGCTCGTCAGCCCGGAAAAGATCGTGCTCTGCCCCGATCTGCGCGCCGGCTGTTCGCTGGCCTCGTCGATCACGGCCGAAGACGTGCGGGCCCTACGGCTGCAGCACCCCGGCTTGCCCGTGGTCACCTACGTCAATACCTCGGCGGCGGTGAAGGCCGAGTCCGATATCTGCTGCACCTCGGGCAACGCGGTGCAGGTCGTCCGCTCGCTCGGGGTGCCGCGCGTGATCTTTCTCCCTGATGCCTACCTCGGCCAGTGGGTCGCGGCGCAGAGCGGGGTCGAGCTGATCCTCTGGCAGGGCCATTGTGAGGTGCATGAGCGCTTCAGCGGCGAGCAGCTCCAAACCTTTCGCGCGTCGCATCCGGGGCTGCGGATGCTGGCGCATCCAGAGTGTCCGCCGGACGTGCTGGAGGCGGCCGACTATGTCGGCTCGACCGCGGAGATGATCCGCTACGTCGGCGCCGAGCGGCCGCCGCGCGTGGCGCTGATCACTGAATGCTCGATGAGCGACAACGTCGCGGCGAGCTTTCCCGAGCTGGAGTTCATCCGGCCGTGCACGCTCTGTCCGCACATGCAGCGCATCACCTTGGCCAACATCGCCGCGGCGCTCGAGCGGCTGGAGCCGCGGGTGGAGATCGACCCGGCGCTCGCCGCGCGGGCGCGGAAGGCCGTCGAAAGGATGCTGGCCATCACCGCGCCGGCTGCAGGGCGCAGCGCGCCGCGTTTCGCGCCCGCGGGTCAGCGCGCGCAATCGAGCGCCGGCTGTCCGGCGAGCGAGGGGTAG
- a CDS encoding L-aspartate oxidase, producing the protein MSTGLVVVGSGLAGLTAALGLADRGVTLLTKTELGAGGASAWAQGGLAAALGVDDSPEHHAADTLAVADGLADPAVVELLTRQAPERVRFLLALGAELDRDADCTLALGREAGHSRRRILHAHGDATGAELVRALTAALRRRGDVALAERTFALELVTEGGRVAGLIARRADGARCLWRCAAVVLATGGCGRLFAHTTNPPELTGDGLALAARAGARLADLEFVQFHPTALDGGRDPLPLLTEALRGEGALIIDERGRRFLLDHHPAAELAPRDVVARAIWRVQQRGGRAFLDATGALGARLAARFPTVFELCRRDGLDPRIAPLPITPAAHYHIGGIAVDGRGRSSLPGLWAAGENACTGAHGANRLASNSLLEAMVIAGRVAEDVATQLPLCCDVPASPLAAGAGVASAGALVGAGVCSAAAEASRAEAEVVSTLRALMWRDVGLVRDHAGLTRALQTIVELARRLGPGAGEAHNLLEVAQLVTAAALARRESRGVHFRADFPAHLEGAAFHSTMIGRTVEAARQRVA; encoded by the coding sequence ATGTCGACGGGCCTCGTCGTCGTCGGCAGTGGGCTCGCCGGCCTGACGGCAGCCCTCGGCCTGGCGGATCGCGGCGTGACGCTCTTGACCAAGACCGAGCTGGGCGCGGGCGGCGCTAGCGCCTGGGCCCAGGGCGGGTTGGCCGCGGCCCTCGGCGTCGATGACTCCCCCGAGCACCACGCTGCCGACACGCTGGCCGTGGCCGACGGCCTGGCCGACCCCGCGGTCGTCGAGCTGCTGACGCGTCAGGCCCCAGAGCGCGTGCGCTTCCTGCTCGCGCTCGGCGCCGAGCTCGACCGCGACGCCGACTGCACGCTAGCGCTCGGTCGCGAGGCGGGGCACTCGCGGCGACGAATCCTCCACGCGCACGGCGACGCCACGGGCGCCGAGCTGGTGCGCGCGCTGACGGCGGCGCTGCGGCGCCGCGGTGACGTCGCGCTCGCTGAGCGCACCTTCGCGCTCGAGCTCGTCACCGAGGGCGGGCGCGTCGCGGGTCTGATCGCGCGGCGCGCCGACGGCGCGCGCTGCCTTTGGCGCTGCGCGGCCGTGGTCCTGGCGACGGGCGGCTGCGGTCGGCTCTTCGCGCATACCACCAATCCGCCCGAGCTGACCGGTGACGGCTTGGCCCTGGCCGCGCGCGCTGGCGCGCGCTTGGCCGACCTCGAGTTCGTGCAGTTCCATCCCACGGCGCTCGACGGCGGCCGCGACCCGCTGCCGCTGCTGACGGAGGCGCTGCGCGGCGAAGGCGCCCTGATCATCGACGAGCGCGGGCGACGCTTTCTCCTCGACCACCATCCCGCTGCGGAGCTGGCGCCACGCGACGTCGTGGCGCGGGCGATCTGGCGCGTGCAGCAGCGCGGTGGACGGGCCTTCCTCGATGCCACCGGCGCGCTCGGGGCGCGGCTGGCCGCCCGCTTTCCGACGGTCTTCGAGCTCTGTCGCCGCGACGGGCTCGACCCGCGTATCGCGCCGCTGCCGATCACGCCCGCCGCCCACTATCACATCGGCGGTATCGCCGTTGATGGGCGCGGTCGCAGCTCGCTGCCGGGATTGTGGGCCGCCGGCGAGAACGCCTGCACCGGAGCCCATGGCGCCAACCGCCTGGCCAGCAACTCGCTGCTCGAGGCCATGGTGATCGCCGGCCGCGTGGCCGAGGACGTGGCGACGCAGCTGCCGCTCTGCTGCGACGTGCCCGCGTCGCCGCTCGCCGCTGGCGCTGGGGTAGCGAGCGCTGGGGCGCTGGTCGGCGCGGGTGTCTGCTCAGCGGCGGCCGAGGCGAGCAGGGCGGAGGCCGAGGTCGTGAGCACCCTACGCGCGCTGATGTGGCGCGACGTCGGGTTGGTGCGCGACCACGCGGGGCTGACGCGTGCGCTGCAGACGATCGTGGAGCTGGCGCGACGCCTCGGGCCCGGCGCGGGTGAGGCGCATAACCTGCTCGAGGTGGCGCAGCTCGTGACGGCCGCGGCGCTCGCCCGACGCGAGAGCCGTGGGGTGCACTTCCGCGCCGATTTCCCGGCGCACCTCGAGGGGGCGGCCTTCCACTCGACGATGATCGGGCGCACGGTCGAGGCCGCGCGCCAGCGAGTAGCCTGA
- the nadC gene encoding carboxylating nicotinate-nucleotide diphosphorylase has product MHHPAALLDPEALVPPHPLLWEPLLRAALLEDLGRAGDLTSEAIVPPALQARGRIVARQAGCVAGLLPATRALLLFEPQVVVEAQVGEGAVVAAGETLALVRGPARALLGAERTTLNLLGRLCGIATVTRGVVEALSGTRARVVCTRKTTPGLRVLEKYAVRAGGGANHRFGLDDAVLIKDNHLVLAGSIGEAVARVRRRVGHMIKVEVEVDNLAQLEEALAAGIDAVLLDNMDLATLRRATSIVAGRVLTEASGGIRPDNVAAIASTGVDLLSIGWLTHSAASLDVALDLELA; this is encoded by the coding sequence ATGCACCATCCCGCCGCCCTGCTCGATCCGGAGGCCCTCGTCCCGCCGCATCCGCTGCTCTGGGAGCCGCTCTTGCGCGCCGCGCTCCTCGAGGATCTCGGCCGGGCCGGCGACCTGACCAGCGAGGCGATCGTGCCGCCCGCGTTGCAGGCGCGCGGCCGGATCGTCGCCCGACAGGCGGGCTGTGTGGCGGGGCTGCTGCCCGCGACGCGCGCGCTCTTGCTCTTCGAACCGCAGGTCGTCGTCGAGGCGCAGGTCGGCGAGGGCGCCGTCGTCGCCGCGGGCGAGACCCTGGCGCTGGTGCGCGGGCCCGCCCGGGCCCTGCTCGGCGCCGAGCGCACGACGCTCAACCTGCTGGGCCGCCTCTGCGGGATCGCCACGGTGACGCGCGGCGTGGTCGAGGCGTTGAGCGGCACGCGAGCCCGCGTGGTCTGCACGCGCAAGACGACACCGGGACTGCGCGTGCTCGAGAAGTACGCCGTGCGCGCGGGCGGCGGCGCGAATCACCGCTTCGGCCTCGACGACGCTGTGCTGATCAAGGACAACCACCTGGTCCTCGCCGGCAGCATCGGCGAGGCGGTGGCCCGCGTGCGACGCCGCGTCGGGCACATGATCAAGGTCGAGGTCGAGGTCGACAACCTCGCGCAGCTCGAAGAGGCGCTGGCCGCGGGGATCGACGCCGTGCTGCTCGACAACATGGACCTGGCGACGCTGCGGCGCGCCACGAGCATCGTCGCCGGCCGTGTGCTAACAGAGGCCTCGGGCGGCATTCGTCCCGATAACGTGGCGGCGATCGCGTCGACCGGGGTCGACCTGCTCTCGATCGGCTGGCTGACGCATAGCGCGGCGAGCCTCGATGTGGCGCTTGATCTCGAGCTCGCCTGA
- a CDS encoding LemA family protein produces MRKSWCGRGWIAAALGCSLLVGCGYNAVIERDEEVKAAWAEVQNQYKRRADLVPNLVKVVKGAANFEQQTLQKVVEARSQVAGLKIDASTAQDPAKLRAFEQAQSQLSGALSRLLVVVERYPQLKATEAFRDLQAQLEGTENRVTVARGRFIASVAEYNKVVLRFPSSLGAKLRGKTLRPTFEGTAADAQPPDVNL; encoded by the coding sequence ATGCGCAAGAGCTGGTGTGGACGTGGGTGGATCGCCGCAGCGCTGGGCTGCTCGCTGCTGGTCGGCTGCGGCTACAACGCCGTGATCGAGCGCGACGAAGAGGTCAAGGCGGCCTGGGCCGAGGTGCAGAATCAGTACAAGCGCCGGGCCGACCTGGTGCCGAACCTGGTCAAGGTGGTCAAGGGGGCGGCCAACTTCGAGCAGCAGACGCTGCAGAAGGTCGTCGAGGCCCGCTCGCAGGTGGCGGGGCTGAAGATCGACGCCAGCACGGCGCAGGACCCCGCCAAGCTGCGCGCCTTCGAGCAGGCGCAGAGCCAGCTCTCGGGCGCGCTGTCGCGCTTGTTGGTCGTCGTCGAGCGCTATCCGCAGCTCAAGGCCACGGAGGCCTTTCGCGACCTGCAGGCGCAGCTCGAGGGCACGGAGAACCGCGTGACGGTGGCCCGTGGGCGCTTCATCGCGTCGGTAGCCGAGTACAACAAGGTCGTGCTGCGCTTCCCCAGCAGCCTGGGCGCCAAGCTGCGTGGCAAGACCCTGCGGCCGACCTTCGAGGGTACGGCGGCCGACGCCCAGCCACCCGATGTCAACCTCTAG
- a CDS encoding TPM domain-containing protein codes for MSTSSAATRLAPVAGLARASLGLALLCGANLGHAAPLPVPALAGHVNDRAGLLPAATRARLEAQLSAFEQQTAHQFAVLITDTLQGEAVETYALRVAEAWKLGQARHDNGLLLLIALNDRRMRIEVGYGLEGSIPDLLAARIVRNVLTPAFRARDFGGGIERALALLMDAARGLKVEVPAPARARRGPAPGGTLLWLVIALAWGVGSLALGARRQRLLGGRGGRRRGIGGLEGLAGLGLGLGGPWVGPRERGSHRGGGLWGGGGGGGFSGGGGGFGGGGASGGW; via the coding sequence ATGTCAACCTCTAGCGCGGCGACCCGATTGGCCCCCGTCGCCGGGCTCGCGCGCGCGTCCCTGGGCCTCGCGCTGCTCTGCGGGGCCAACCTCGGGCACGCCGCGCCGCTGCCGGTGCCGGCGCTCGCGGGGCACGTCAACGACCGCGCCGGGCTGCTTCCGGCCGCGACGCGCGCACGGCTCGAGGCGCAGCTCAGCGCCTTCGAGCAGCAGACCGCGCACCAATTCGCGGTGCTGATCACCGACACGCTGCAGGGCGAGGCGGTCGAGACCTACGCGCTGCGGGTGGCCGAGGCCTGGAAGCTCGGGCAGGCTCGCCACGACAACGGCCTGCTGCTGCTGATCGCGCTCAACGACCGGCGGATGCGCATCGAGGTCGGTTATGGTCTCGAGGGCTCGATCCCCGATCTGCTCGCCGCGCGGATCGTCCGCAACGTGCTGACGCCTGCCTTTCGCGCCCGCGACTTTGGCGGTGGTATCGAGCGCGCGCTGGCCTTGCTGATGGACGCCGCGCGTGGCCTCAAGGTCGAGGTGCCCGCGCCCGCGCGCGCGCGCAGAGGGCCGGCGCCGGGCGGCACCCTGCTCTGGTTGGTGATCGCCCTCGCTTGGGGCGTTGGCAGCCTGGCGCTGGGCGCGCGGCGGCAGCGCCTGCTGGGAGGGCGTGGCGGGCGCCGGCGGGGGATCGGTGGCCTCGAGGGTCTGGCCGGGCTCGGGCTCGGGCTGGGCGGCCCCTGGGTCGGCCCACGCGAGCGCGGCTCCCACCGCGGCGGCGGGCTCTGGGGCGGTGGCGGCGGTGGCGGCTTCAGTGGCGGGGGCGGCGGCTTCGGCGGCGGCGGCGCCTCGGGAGGGTGGTAG